From one Mycobacterium colombiense CECT 3035 genomic stretch:
- the rbfA gene encoding 30S ribosome-binding factor RbfA yields the protein MADPARARRLAKRINTIVASAIEFEIKDPGLEGVTIVDAKVTADLHDATVFYTVMGRTLDDEPDYGAAAAALERAKGALRTMVGAGTGVRFTPTLTFTRDTTSDNVQRMDELLARARAADADLARVRSGAKPAGEADPYRESGSGAEPGLDGSIGDDDQHEY from the coding sequence ATGGCTGACCCGGCCCGGGCGCGACGTTTGGCCAAGCGGATCAACACGATCGTCGCCTCGGCGATCGAGTTCGAGATCAAGGATCCCGGATTGGAGGGGGTCACCATCGTCGACGCGAAGGTGACCGCCGATCTGCACGATGCGACGGTGTTCTACACGGTGATGGGGCGCACGCTGGACGATGAGCCGGATTACGGGGCCGCCGCGGCCGCCCTGGAACGGGCCAAGGGTGCGCTGCGCACCATGGTCGGGGCCGGCACCGGTGTGCGGTTCACGCCCACGTTGACGTTCACGCGCGACACCACGTCGGACAACGTGCAGCGCATGGACGAGTTGCTGGCGCGGGCGCGCGCCGCGGACGCTGATCTGGCGCGGGTACGTTCGGGCGCCAAGCCGGCTGGGGAGGCCGATCCATACCGGGAGAGCGGATCGGGCGCGGAGCCCGGCCTGGACGGGAGCATCGGTGACGACGACCAACACGAATACTGA
- a CDS encoding DHH family phosphoesterase, which yields MTTTNTNTDLDGPRVGARVDAVGAVDLLSDADTVAVIAHVHPDADTIGAGLALGLVLDKCGKRVEVSFAEPAGLPESLASLPGCRLLVRPEAMRRDVDLVVTVDVPSVKRLGALSDLAVEADEVLVIDHHASNDVFGTANFIDVQADSTTMMVADILDAWGKPIDPDVAHCIYAGLTTDTGSFRWASARALRLAARLVDAGVDNAAISRTLMDSHPFGWLPLLSRVLASAQLLPDAAGGRGLVYAVVSNSDWTTSRPEEVESIVDIVRTTQQAEVAAVFKEIAPQQWSVSMRAKAAVDLASVASGFGGGGHRLAAGYSTSGTIDDAVASLRTALG from the coding sequence GTGACGACGACCAACACGAATACTGACCTGGACGGCCCCAGGGTGGGGGCGCGCGTCGACGCGGTGGGAGCGGTCGATCTGCTGTCGGACGCCGACACGGTCGCGGTGATCGCGCACGTGCATCCCGACGCCGACACGATCGGCGCCGGCCTGGCGCTGGGGCTGGTGCTGGACAAGTGCGGCAAGCGGGTCGAGGTCAGTTTCGCCGAGCCGGCGGGGTTGCCCGAGTCGCTGGCGTCGCTGCCCGGCTGCCGGCTGCTGGTCAGGCCGGAGGCGATGCGGCGCGACGTGGATTTGGTTGTCACCGTTGACGTTCCGAGCGTCAAACGGCTGGGCGCGTTGAGCGACTTGGCCGTCGAGGCCGACGAGGTGCTGGTCATCGACCACCACGCCTCCAATGACGTGTTCGGCACCGCCAATTTCATTGACGTCCAGGCCGATTCGACCACGATGATGGTCGCGGACATCCTCGACGCGTGGGGCAAGCCGATCGATCCCGACGTCGCGCACTGCATCTACGCGGGGCTGACGACCGACACCGGATCCTTCCGCTGGGCCAGCGCGCGCGCCCTGCGGCTGGCGGCCCGGCTGGTCGACGCCGGCGTGGACAACGCGGCGATCAGCCGCACCCTGATGGACAGCCACCCGTTCGGCTGGCTGCCGCTGCTGTCGCGGGTGCTGGCCTCGGCCCAGCTGCTGCCGGACGCCGCGGGCGGGCGGGGTTTGGTGTATGCCGTTGTCAGCAACAGCGATTGGACCACTTCACGTCCGGAGGAAGTCGAGAGCATCGTCGACATCGTGCGGACCACGCAGCAGGCCGAGGTGGCCGCGGTGTTCAAGGAGATCGCGCCGCAGCAGTGGTCGGTGTCGATGCGGGCCAAGGCCGCGGTGGACCTGGCGTCGGTCGCGTCCGGGTTCGGCGGCGGTGGGCACCGGCTGGCTGCCGGCTACTCGACCAGCGGGACGATCGACGACGCGGTGGCGTCGCTGCGCACCGCGCTGGGATAG